The proteins below are encoded in one region of Tessaracoccus aquimaris:
- the sufC gene encoding Fe-S cluster assembly ATPase SufC: MTTLVIKDLHGDVITEEGNKEILKGVNLTINSGEVHAIMGPNGSGKSTLAYAIAGHPKYVITSGSVTLDGVEITDMTVDERARAGLFLAMQYPVEVPGVSVANFLRTAKTALDGEAPKVRTWVKDVEKVLAGMDLDKSFAARSVNEGFSGGEKKRNEIAQLELLNPKAAILDETDSGLDIDALKVVSEGVNRYSEQGDRAVLLITHYTRILRYIKPDFVHVFVDGRIVDEGGRELADKLEANGYESYVKAAANA; this comes from the coding sequence ATGACCACGCTCGTCATCAAGGACCTGCACGGCGACGTCATCACCGAAGAGGGCAACAAGGAAATCCTCAAGGGCGTCAACCTCACGATCAACTCCGGCGAGGTGCACGCCATCATGGGCCCCAACGGCTCGGGCAAGTCGACGCTGGCCTACGCCATCGCCGGCCACCCCAAGTACGTCATCACCTCCGGCTCCGTCACCCTTGACGGCGTCGAGATCACCGACATGACCGTCGACGAGCGCGCCCGCGCCGGCCTGTTCCTGGCCATGCAGTACCCCGTCGAGGTCCCCGGCGTCTCCGTCGCCAACTTCCTGCGCACCGCAAAGACCGCGCTCGACGGCGAGGCCCCCAAGGTCCGCACCTGGGTCAAGGACGTCGAGAAGGTCCTCGCTGGCATGGACCTCGACAAGTCCTTCGCCGCACGCTCCGTCAACGAGGGCTTCTCCGGTGGCGAGAAGAAGCGCAACGAGATCGCCCAGCTCGAGCTCCTCAACCCGAAGGCCGCGATCCTCGACGAGACCGACTCCGGCCTCGACATCGACGCGCTGAAGGTCGTCTCCGAGGGCGTCAACCGCTACTCCGAGCAGGGAGACCGCGCGGTGCTGCTGATCACGCACTACACCCGCATCCTGCGCTACATCAAGCCCGACTTCGTGCACGTGTTCGTCGACGGCCGGATCGTCGATGAGGGCGGCCGCGAGCTGGCGGACAAGCTCGAGGCCAACGGCTACGAATCCTATGTGAAGGCCGCCGCCAACGCCTGA
- a CDS encoding alpha/beta fold hydrolase, giving the protein MPNLTTPDGVRLHYTDTGGDGRPLVLIHGWPLSGASFAKNVPAFTDAGYRVITYDRRGFGESDKPEGGYDYDTLASDAASLIEQLDLHGAAVLGFSMGGGEAAHLAGRHNPRIAGAIFSGAITPALGIFDDNPDGAMPFSAFEDMSRACETDRDGFLDSFITTFYSTEEGGLQVSEAVRRESLDIAHQSSERAAVQTILIWATDLRDFVETIEVPTLVIHGDADQNVPVEKSAERMPRYVAHAKLAIIEGAPHGANVSHHVQWESSILDFLETLDEGVAFAG; this is encoded by the coding sequence ATGCCGAATCTGACCACGCCTGACGGCGTCCGACTGCACTACACCGACACCGGCGGCGACGGCCGACCGCTGGTGCTGATCCACGGCTGGCCGCTGTCTGGTGCCTCTTTCGCCAAGAACGTGCCCGCATTCACCGACGCCGGGTACCGCGTCATCACCTATGACCGGCGAGGATTCGGGGAGTCGGACAAGCCTGAGGGCGGCTACGACTACGACACGCTCGCCTCCGACGCGGCGTCGCTGATCGAGCAACTCGACCTGCACGGAGCAGCGGTGCTTGGCTTCTCGATGGGCGGCGGCGAGGCCGCGCACCTGGCCGGACGGCACAACCCGCGTATCGCGGGCGCGATCTTCTCCGGAGCCATCACCCCGGCACTCGGCATCTTCGACGACAACCCCGACGGCGCCATGCCGTTCTCGGCCTTCGAGGACATGTCGCGTGCCTGCGAGACGGACCGCGACGGCTTCCTCGACTCCTTCATCACGACGTTCTACAGCACCGAGGAGGGCGGGCTCCAGGTCAGCGAAGCCGTCCGCCGCGAGTCCCTCGACATCGCGCACCAGTCCTCGGAGAGGGCGGCGGTGCAGACCATCCTGATCTGGGCGACCGACCTGCGCGACTTCGTCGAGACCATCGAGGTGCCGACGCTGGTGATCCACGGCGACGCCGACCAGAACGTGCCCGTCGAGAAGTCCGCGGAGCGGATGCCCCGCTATGTGGCGCATGCCAAGCTCGCGATCATCGAGGGCGCCCCGCACGGCGCCAACGTGTCGCACCACGTGCAGTGGGAGTCCTCGATCCTCGACTTCCTGGAGACCCTCGATGAGGGAGTAGCCTTCGCCGGGTGA
- the sufB gene encoding Fe-S cluster assembly protein SufB, with protein sequence MTQTAPQAPGLGATQDEHIEALSSYKWGWHDTDTAGAAAKRGLNEAVVANISEMKDEPQWMLDLRLKGLKLFEKKPMPKWGADLSDIDFDNIKYFVRSTEKQAQTWEDLPEDIKNTYDRLGIPEAEKARLVAGVAAQYESEVVYHKINEELERQGVIFLDTDTALREHPEIFQEHFGTVIPVGDNKFASLNTAVWSGGSFIYVPKGVHVSIPLQAYFRINTENMGQFERTLIIADEDSYVHYVEGCTAPIYKSDSLHSAVVEIIVKKNARVRYTTIQNWSNNVYNLVTKRATCEAGATMEWVDGNIGSKVTMKYPAVYLMGDHARGETLSIAFAGEGQHQDTGSKMVHCAPNTSSSIISKSVARSGGRASYRGLVQVDPGANHSASSVKCDALLVDNVSRSDTYPYVDVREEDVSMAHEATVSKVSEDQLFYLMSRGMEEDEAMAMIVRGFIEPIARELPMEYALELNRLIELQMEGAVG encoded by the coding sequence ATGACGCAGACCGCACCGCAGGCACCCGGATTGGGTGCAACGCAGGACGAACACATCGAGGCGCTCTCCAGCTACAAGTGGGGGTGGCACGACACCGACACCGCGGGCGCCGCGGCCAAGCGCGGCCTCAACGAGGCCGTCGTCGCCAACATCTCCGAGATGAAGGACGAGCCCCAGTGGATGCTCGACCTGCGCCTCAAGGGCCTGAAGCTCTTCGAAAAGAAGCCCATGCCGAAGTGGGGCGCCGACCTCAGCGACATCGACTTCGACAACATCAAGTACTTTGTGCGCTCCACCGAGAAGCAGGCCCAGACCTGGGAGGACCTCCCGGAGGACATCAAGAACACCTACGACCGGCTCGGCATCCCCGAGGCGGAGAAGGCGCGCCTCGTCGCGGGCGTCGCCGCCCAGTACGAGTCCGAGGTCGTCTACCACAAGATCAACGAGGAGCTCGAGCGTCAGGGCGTCATCTTCCTCGACACAGACACCGCGCTGCGTGAGCACCCGGAGATCTTCCAGGAGCACTTCGGCACCGTCATCCCCGTCGGCGACAACAAGTTCGCGTCGCTGAACACCGCCGTCTGGTCGGGTGGCTCGTTCATCTACGTCCCCAAGGGCGTCCACGTGTCGATCCCGTTGCAGGCCTACTTCCGCATCAACACGGAGAACATGGGCCAGTTCGAGCGCACGTTGATCATCGCCGACGAGGACTCCTACGTGCACTACGTCGAGGGCTGCACCGCGCCGATCTACAAGTCGGACTCGCTGCACTCCGCCGTCGTCGAGATCATCGTCAAGAAGAACGCCCGGGTGCGCTACACGACCATCCAGAACTGGTCCAACAACGTGTACAACCTGGTCACCAAGCGCGCCACCTGCGAGGCGGGCGCCACGATGGAATGGGTCGACGGCAACATCGGCTCCAAGGTGACCATGAAGTACCCGGCCGTCTACCTGATGGGCGACCACGCCCGCGGCGAGACCCTCTCGATCGCCTTCGCGGGCGAGGGCCAGCACCAGGACACCGGCTCCAAGATGGTCCACTGCGCGCCCAACACGTCCAGCTCGATCATCTCGAAGTCGGTCGCCCGCTCCGGCGGACGCGCGTCCTACCGCGGCCTCGTCCAGGTCGACCCGGGCGCCAACCACTCGGCATCGTCGGTCAAGTGTGACGCGCTGCTCGTCGACAACGTGTCGCGCTCCGACACCTACCCCTACGTCGACGTCCGCGAAGAGGACGTGTCGATGGCCCACGAGGCCACCGTGTCGAAGGTCTCCGAGGACCAGCTCTTCTACCTGATGTCGCGCGGCATGGAGGAGGACGAGGCCATGGCCATGATCGTGCGCGGCTTCATCGAGCCGATCGCCCGCGAGCTGCCCATGGAGTACGCCCTCGAGCTGAACCGCCTCATCGAACTGCAGATGGAGGGTGCGGTCGGCTGA
- the sufU gene encoding Fe-S cluster assembly sulfur transfer protein SufU: MNIDELYQTIILDHYREKHHAGLREPYEAEVHHVNPSCGDELTLRVHLDGDTVSDISYHAEGCSISQASTSVMGDLLIGGSVDHALALHDKFLEMMQSQGRIEPDEDTFEDAIAFAGVSKFPARVKCALLGWSAMRDATLQATTKEN, encoded by the coding sequence ATGAACATCGACGAGCTCTACCAGACGATCATCCTCGACCACTACCGGGAGAAGCACCACGCGGGGCTCCGCGAGCCGTACGAGGCAGAGGTGCATCACGTCAACCCGTCCTGCGGGGACGAACTGACCCTCCGCGTGCACCTCGACGGCGACACCGTCTCCGACATCTCCTACCACGCCGAAGGCTGCTCGATCTCGCAGGCCTCCACCTCGGTGATGGGGGACCTGCTGATCGGCGGCAGCGTCGACCACGCCCTCGCCCTGCACGACAAGTTTCTCGAGATGATGCAGTCCCAGGGCAGGATCGAACCAGACGAGGACACCTTCGAGGACGCCATCGCGTTCGCCGGGGTCTCCAAGTTCCCGGCCCGCGTCAAGTGCGCACTCCTGGGGTGGTCAGCCATGCGCGACGCCACCCTGCAAGCAACCACCAAGGAGAACTGA
- a CDS encoding helix-turn-helix transcriptional regulator, protein MTAPTELEAEVPTRQRVVDLILHDGPQTARQLAERLDLTPAAIRRHLTGLLDEGILTSREERVYGARGRGRPSKVFVLTDAGRAEFRQAYDALAIAALRRLSGEVGPNAVRELSVEQFACIEERFLRSREANPEQSTIEALVQALEVDGYAPSVRPVHSGNQLLQHHCPVAHVAAAFPVLCEVETQLFARLLGSHVQRLATIAHGDGVCTTHVPTPLPTPNIPKRK, encoded by the coding sequence ATGACCGCTCCAACTGAGCTTGAGGCCGAGGTCCCGACCCGGCAACGAGTCGTCGACCTCATCCTGCACGACGGTCCCCAGACCGCCCGGCAACTCGCCGAACGCCTTGACCTGACGCCCGCCGCGATCCGCCGCCACCTCACGGGGCTGCTGGACGAGGGCATCCTCACCTCGCGCGAGGAACGCGTCTACGGTGCCCGAGGCCGCGGCAGGCCGTCGAAGGTCTTCGTGCTCACCGACGCGGGCCGCGCCGAGTTCCGGCAGGCCTACGACGCGCTGGCCATCGCCGCGCTGCGTCGGCTGTCCGGGGAGGTCGGCCCGAACGCCGTGCGTGAACTCTCCGTCGAACAGTTCGCCTGCATCGAGGAACGCTTCCTGCGCTCCCGCGAGGCCAACCCGGAGCAGAGCACCATCGAGGCGCTCGTCCAGGCGCTCGAGGTCGACGGGTATGCCCCCTCGGTTCGCCCGGTGCACTCCGGCAACCAGTTGCTGCAGCACCACTGCCCGGTCGCGCACGTCGCGGCCGCCTTCCCCGTGCTCTGCGAGGTCGAGACCCAACTGTTCGCCCGGCTGCTCGGCAGCCACGTGCAGCGGCTCGCGACCATCGCCCACGGCGACGGCGTGTGCACCACGCACGTCCCCACACCACTTCCCACTCCCAACATCCCGAAAAGAAAGTGA
- a CDS encoding cysteine desulfurase, whose protein sequence is MSVYDVEKIREDFPILQRRVGEQPLVYLDSANTSQKPRQVVEAVERHYLEHNANVARAMHLLGAEATEAFEGARAKVGSFIGAARAEEIVFTKNASEALNLAANTLSSRLGPGDEVVISVMEHHSNIVPWQMACQRTGATLRWFDITDDGRLDLEKAEREHLLNERTKVVSLTWVSNVLGTRNPIADIAAKAHAVGAVMVVDASQAVPHQATDVAALGADLVAFTGHKMVGPTGIGVLWGRYDLLAELPPFLGGGEMIEIVEMEKSTYAAPPARFEAGTPPIAQAVGLGAAVDYLQGIGMDEIAAHDDELTGYALDKLTSIDDLVVLGPTEAVERGSAISFNLKGVHPHDVMQVLDSRGVAIRGGHHCARPLHKRLGHQSSTRASSYLYTTKTEIDALADALVYTRNYFAPRF, encoded by the coding sequence ATGAGCGTGTACGACGTCGAAAAGATCCGCGAGGACTTCCCGATCCTGCAGCGCAGGGTGGGGGAGCAGCCGCTGGTGTACCTCGACTCGGCCAACACCTCGCAGAAGCCGCGCCAGGTCGTCGAGGCCGTCGAGCGGCACTACCTCGAGCACAACGCCAACGTCGCCCGCGCCATGCACCTGCTCGGCGCCGAGGCGACCGAGGCGTTCGAGGGCGCGCGGGCGAAGGTCGGATCGTTCATCGGGGCTGCGCGGGCCGAGGAGATCGTGTTCACCAAGAACGCGTCCGAGGCGCTCAACCTGGCGGCCAACACCCTCTCGTCCCGGCTTGGCCCGGGCGACGAGGTGGTCATCTCCGTCATGGAGCACCACTCCAACATCGTGCCCTGGCAGATGGCCTGCCAGCGCACCGGGGCGACGCTGCGCTGGTTCGACATCACAGACGACGGCCGCCTCGACCTGGAGAAGGCCGAACGCGAGCACCTCCTCAACGAGCGCACCAAGGTCGTGTCGCTGACCTGGGTCTCCAACGTGCTCGGCACCCGCAACCCGATCGCCGACATCGCCGCGAAGGCGCACGCCGTCGGGGCCGTGATGGTCGTCGACGCGTCCCAGGCCGTCCCGCACCAGGCAACCGACGTCGCCGCGCTCGGCGCCGACCTCGTCGCGTTCACCGGCCACAAGATGGTCGGGCCCACCGGCATCGGCGTGCTCTGGGGGCGCTACGACCTGCTCGCGGAGCTTCCGCCCTTCCTCGGCGGCGGCGAGATGATCGAGATCGTCGAGATGGAGAAGTCGACCTACGCGGCACCTCCCGCACGCTTCGAGGCGGGCACCCCGCCGATCGCGCAGGCCGTCGGGCTCGGCGCGGCAGTCGACTACCTGCAGGGCATCGGCATGGACGAGATCGCCGCGCACGACGACGAACTGACCGGCTATGCCCTCGACAAGCTCACCTCCATCGACGACCTCGTCGTCCTCGGCCCAACCGAGGCCGTGGAACGCGGCAGCGCCATCTCGTTCAACCTCAAGGGCGTCCACCCGCACGACGTGATGCAGGTCCTCGACTCCCGGGGCGTCGCCATCCGCGGTGGCCACCACTGCGCCCGCCCGTTACACAAGCGGCTCGGTCATCAGAGTTCGACGCGCGCGTCCAGCTACCTGTACACCACCAAGACGGAGATCGACGCGCTGGCCGACGCGCTCGTCTACACCCGCAACTACTTCGCCCCGCGCTTCTGA
- a CDS encoding ABC transporter permease, producing the protein MSLDFTPRPAAAPPLTRIWAQARMEATLILRNGEQALLAVVIPVAVLVGAAFFGDRLGLGLQQSAPSVLALAMWSSGLTTLAIATGFERRYNVLERLAATPLGRPGILAGKGLGIALITACQVALLAVIALALGWRPVFSPAALLVALLVSVLSMGAFAGLALAISGSLRPEATLAVANLAYLVGMPLGILLPADRFPDWAARIVQGLPTGALGEALRAASQGQALGWPVLVSALWLIGALALAWKVFKWTS; encoded by the coding sequence ATGAGCCTCGACTTCACGCCCCGCCCCGCCGCCGCGCCGCCGCTGACCAGGATCTGGGCGCAGGCCAGGATGGAGGCGACCCTGATCCTGCGCAACGGCGAGCAGGCGCTTCTCGCGGTGGTGATCCCCGTCGCCGTCCTCGTGGGCGCCGCGTTCTTCGGCGACCGGCTCGGCCTCGGGCTGCAGCAGAGCGCGCCGTCGGTGCTCGCGCTCGCGATGTGGAGCTCCGGCCTGACGACGCTGGCGATCGCGACGGGCTTCGAGCGCCGCTACAACGTCCTGGAACGGCTCGCCGCGACCCCGCTGGGTCGGCCAGGCATCCTCGCGGGCAAAGGGCTCGGCATCGCGCTGATCACGGCATGCCAGGTGGCCCTGCTCGCGGTCATCGCGCTTGCGCTTGGCTGGCGCCCCGTCTTCTCCCCCGCCGCTCTTCTGGTGGCGCTGCTCGTCTCGGTGCTGTCGATGGGCGCCTTCGCCGGCCTGGCGCTGGCGATCTCCGGGTCGCTGCGCCCGGAGGCGACCCTCGCGGTCGCCAACCTGGCCTACCTCGTCGGCATGCCGCTGGGGATCCTGCTGCCCGCCGACCGGTTCCCCGACTGGGCCGCGCGGATCGTGCAGGGGCTCCCCACCGGCGCCCTCGGTGAGGCGCTCCGGGCCGCCTCCCAGGGCCAGGCCTTAGGCTGGCCGGTACTGGTGTCCGCGCTCTGGCTGATCGGCGCCCTCGCGCTCGCGTGGAAGGTGTTCAAGTGGACCTCATGA
- a CDS encoding SufB/SufD family protein, which produces MPNVAGAIETIESHLHPEPSYDVDKHPMPTGREEIWRFSPIRTLKPLLQQGEALGGLDWSGEFPDGVEWKTITAAEAREVAIEPPVDRISAIAAERSAQAHYLRVPADVEIDEPIVFIGRGDGAQVAETFVAEFGPHSKATLVLRFEGSAKYSAKYDFRIGAGAQINLVYVNDWAGDSIHGGQISVEVGRDAQVRTVHASMGGRAIRIAERARYNGPGGQLEQFGIYFADAGQDIEHRMFVDHNEPNTKSNVDYRGALQGKGAHSVWIGDVLIRKQALGIETYESNKNLVLSEGCQADSVPNLEIETGEIAGAGHASSTGRFDDNQLFYLMSRGISEEESRRLIVHGFFNDIIRRVGVEHIERKLLEQVERELALVHGTTRTADHA; this is translated from the coding sequence GTGCCCAATGTCGCCGGCGCGATCGAGACCATCGAGTCGCACCTGCACCCGGAGCCGAGCTACGACGTCGATAAGCACCCCATGCCGACCGGCCGTGAGGAGATCTGGCGGTTCTCGCCGATCCGCACGCTGAAGCCGCTGCTGCAGCAGGGCGAGGCCCTCGGCGGCCTCGACTGGAGCGGCGAGTTCCCCGACGGCGTCGAGTGGAAGACCATCACCGCCGCAGAGGCGCGCGAGGTCGCCATCGAGCCCCCCGTCGACCGGATCTCGGCCATCGCAGCCGAGCGCAGCGCACAGGCCCACTACCTGCGCGTGCCCGCCGACGTCGAGATCGACGAGCCCATCGTGTTCATCGGACGCGGCGACGGCGCCCAGGTCGCCGAGACCTTCGTCGCCGAGTTCGGCCCGCACAGCAAGGCGACGCTCGTCCTTCGCTTCGAGGGCTCCGCCAAGTACTCCGCGAAGTACGACTTCCGGATCGGGGCAGGCGCCCAGATCAATCTCGTCTACGTCAACGACTGGGCGGGCGACAGCATCCACGGCGGGCAGATCTCCGTCGAGGTCGGCCGCGACGCGCAGGTCCGCACCGTGCACGCCTCGATGGGTGGCCGCGCCATCCGCATCGCCGAGCGCGCCCGCTACAACGGCCCCGGCGGACAGCTCGAACAGTTCGGCATCTACTTCGCCGACGCAGGTCAGGACATCGAGCACCGCATGTTCGTCGACCACAACGAGCCCAACACCAAGTCGAACGTCGACTACCGCGGCGCGCTGCAGGGCAAGGGCGCGCACTCCGTCTGGATCGGCGACGTGCTGATCCGCAAGCAGGCGCTCGGCATCGAGACCTACGAGAGCAACAAGAACCTGGTGCTCTCCGAGGGCTGCCAGGCCGACTCGGTCCCAAACCTCGAGATCGAGACCGGCGAGATCGCCGGCGCGGGCCACGCGTCCAGCACCGGCCGCTTCGACGACAACCAGCTCTTCTACCTGATGAGCCGCGGCATCTCGGAGGAGGAGTCGCGCCGGCTGATCGTGCACGGCTTCTTCAACGACATCATCCGCCGCGTCGGCGTCGAGCACATCGAGCGCAAGCTCCTGGAGCAGGTCGAGCGTGAACTGGCGCTGGTCCACGGCACCACCCGGACGGCGGATCACGCGTGA
- a CDS encoding Rieske (2Fe-2S) protein — protein sequence MTFVPVATTDELRDDIPLACEVPETGSGREDDGELEVALVRHEGVLYAIENECSHAKVPLSEGDVIDCTIECYLHGSTFDLRTGKALNLPATKPVRVFPVRIEGDDILVDPDNPLNFEEN from the coding sequence GTGACCTTCGTTCCCGTCGCCACGACCGACGAGCTCAGAGACGACATCCCCCTGGCCTGCGAGGTCCCCGAGACGGGATCCGGCCGGGAGGATGACGGCGAGCTCGAGGTCGCGCTGGTGCGCCACGAGGGCGTCCTGTACGCCATCGAGAACGAGTGCAGCCACGCGAAGGTGCCGCTCAGCGAGGGCGACGTGATCGACTGCACCATCGAGTGCTACCTGCACGGGTCGACCTTCGACCTGCGCACCGGAAAGGCCCTGAACCTGCCCGCGACCAAGCCGGTGCGGGTGTTCCCCGTCCGGATCGAGGGAGACGACATCCTCGTCGATCCCGACAACCCACTGAATTTTGAAGAAAACTAG
- a CDS encoding COX15/CtaA family protein → MVDGERALRAWLIGSLICNMGIIVTGAVVRLTGSGLGCSTWPKCTEESYVPHGASGIHGIIEFGNRTLTFVLIIAALGAFIAAWRNRGLRTKLWWLTLGIGIGIPFQGVIGGITVLTHLNPFVVALHLLLSVALIVLCVWSVLIGYRSAPEAVSPPQRWLVIATFAATMLATWVGTIVTGSGPNAGDEKAVRTGFDIETVAKLHGISAWITVALVVVTLLAVRGNRRLTRIAGVLLGTIVLQGAIGYLQYFLGLPPAIVALHMVGLTLLTAAAAWLLFACTPAGRVRDAQDAPAATVGAN, encoded by the coding sequence CTGGTCGACGGCGAACGCGCGCTGCGCGCCTGGCTGATCGGCTCGCTGATCTGCAACATGGGCATCATCGTGACCGGCGCCGTGGTGCGACTCACCGGATCAGGGCTCGGCTGCTCCACCTGGCCCAAGTGCACCGAGGAGAGCTACGTGCCGCACGGCGCCTCCGGCATCCACGGCATCATCGAGTTCGGCAACCGCACCCTCACCTTCGTGCTGATCATCGCGGCGCTCGGCGCCTTCATCGCCGCCTGGCGCAACCGCGGCCTCCGCACCAAGCTGTGGTGGCTGACGCTCGGGATCGGCATCGGCATCCCCTTCCAGGGCGTCATCGGCGGCATCACTGTGCTCACGCACCTGAACCCCTTCGTGGTGGCGCTGCACCTGCTCCTCTCGGTCGCGCTGATCGTGCTGTGCGTGTGGTCCGTGCTGATCGGCTACCGCTCCGCGCCCGAGGCCGTCTCCCCGCCGCAGCGCTGGCTGGTGATCGCCACCTTCGCCGCGACGATGCTGGCCACCTGGGTCGGCACCATCGTGACCGGCTCCGGGCCCAACGCCGGCGACGAGAAGGCGGTGCGCACCGGCTTCGACATCGAGACAGTCGCGAAACTGCACGGCATCTCCGCCTGGATCACCGTCGCCCTGGTGGTCGTCACGCTCCTCGCGGTGCGCGGCAACCGCCGCCTGACGCGGATCGCTGGCGTGCTGCTCGGCACCATCGTCCTGCAGGGCGCGATCGGCTACCTGCAGTACTTCCTCGGCCTTCCCCCTGCCATCGTCGCGCTGCACATGGTGGGGCTCACGCTGCTGACGGCGGCCGCCGCCTGGCTGCTGTTCGCCTGCACGCCCGCTGGCCGCGTCCGCGATGCCCAGGACGCCCCCGCCGCGACCGTCGGGGCCAACTGA
- a CDS encoding metal-sulfur cluster assembly factor, whose protein sequence is MKDVVDPELMVNVVDLGLVYGVQVDDEGNVTIDMTLTSPTCPLTDKIEYDTKYVLDGLANSVTLNWVWLPPWTLEMISEDGREQLRAIGYNL, encoded by the coding sequence ATGAAGGACGTCGTCGACCCCGAACTGATGGTCAACGTCGTCGACCTCGGCCTCGTCTACGGCGTCCAGGTCGATGACGAGGGCAACGTCACCATCGACATGACGCTGACCTCCCCGACCTGCCCCCTGACCGACAAGATCGAGTACGACACCAAGTACGTGCTCGACGGGCTCGCGAACTCCGTGACCCTCAACTGGGTCTGGCTGCCGCCGTGGACCCTCGAGATGATCTCCGAGGACGGGCGCGAGCAACTTCGAGCCATCGGCTACAACCTGTAG